From Mytilus edulis chromosome 9, xbMytEdul2.2, whole genome shotgun sequence, the proteins below share one genomic window:
- the LOC139489189 gene encoding chromobox protein homolog 7-like isoform X1: MEKQTACELIYRADFIRKRRVRKGRVEYLVKWKGYQNRDSTWEPEKNILDRTLILDYNQRQTRRKIGKRRRSEVENFKPSGSPIYPAFTDDKNNNRTTKSSHHKRHFLFDKSNENGEHDENIKNELQEDVSPAESDAEKMDHDPEYKFFNHLNLRKNKDCDSVLLNSDDCFDEKSKCDQKCFDWLATPIRPHEDQKLDARDTDIATELSQKMSSAADDNDSDQETVEWVESDLEMDIDNEDQNKKEDNLKGFPEVVATDVTCNSLTVTFFESPSKMGFFESDE, from the exons ATGGAGAAGCAGACGGCATGTGAGCTTATTTACCGCGCTGATTTTATCAGAAAGCGAAGAGTTAGAAAG ggtCGAGTTGAGTACTTGGTAAAATGGAAAGGCTATCAAAACAG GGACAGCACATGGGAACCGGAGAAAAATATCCTTGACCGGACGCTGATTCTTGATTATAATCAACG gcaAACCAGAAGAAAGATTGGAAAACGCCGTAGAAGTGAG gtAGAAAATTTCAAGCCGTCTGGATCACCAATCTACCCAGCATTCACAGATGACAAAAATAACAATCGTACCACAAAAAGTTCACACCATAAACGACATTTCTTATTCGATAAAAGCAATGAAAACGGAGAGCATGATGAAAACATCAAAAATGAACTTCAAGAAGATGTTTCTCCGGCGGAAAGCGATGCAGAAAAAATGGACCATGATCCGGAATATAAATTCTTCAATCATTTAAATCTGAGAAAGAACAAAGACTGTGATAGCGTACTGTTAAATTCCGACGATTGTTTTGATGAAAAGTCCAAATGTGATCAAAAGTGTTTTGATTGGCTAGCAACTCCGATTCGACCGCACGAGGATCAGAAATTAGACGCACGTGATACTGACATTGCAACGGAATTGAGTCAGAAAATGTCGTCTGCTGCTGACGATAATGATAGTGATCAGGAAACAGTTGAGTGGGTTGAAAGTGATTTAGAAATGGATATTGACAATGAAGATCAAAATAAGAAAGAAGATAATTTGAAAGGATTTCCAGAGGTCGTTGCTACGGATGTTACTTGCAACAGCCTCACTGTGACGTTTTTCGAAAGTCCGTCAAAAATGGGATTTTTCGAATCTGACGAATGA
- the LOC139489189 gene encoding uncharacterized protein isoform X2: MFFNLFSRDSTWEPEKNILDRTLILDYNQRQTRRKIGKRRRSEVENFKPSGSPIYPAFTDDKNNNRTTKSSHHKRHFLFDKSNENGEHDENIKNELQEDVSPAESDAEKMDHDPEYKFFNHLNLRKNKDCDSVLLNSDDCFDEKSKCDQKCFDWLATPIRPHEDQKLDARDTDIATELSQKMSSAADDNDSDQETVEWVESDLEMDIDNEDQNKKEDNLKGFPEVVATDVTCNSLTVTFFESPSKMGFFESDE, from the exons atgttttttaatcttttttccaGGGACAGCACATGGGAACCGGAGAAAAATATCCTTGACCGGACGCTGATTCTTGATTATAATCAACG gcaAACCAGAAGAAAGATTGGAAAACGCCGTAGAAGTGAG gtAGAAAATTTCAAGCCGTCTGGATCACCAATCTACCCAGCATTCACAGATGACAAAAATAACAATCGTACCACAAAAAGTTCACACCATAAACGACATTTCTTATTCGATAAAAGCAATGAAAACGGAGAGCATGATGAAAACATCAAAAATGAACTTCAAGAAGATGTTTCTCCGGCGGAAAGCGATGCAGAAAAAATGGACCATGATCCGGAATATAAATTCTTCAATCATTTAAATCTGAGAAAGAACAAAGACTGTGATAGCGTACTGTTAAATTCCGACGATTGTTTTGATGAAAAGTCCAAATGTGATCAAAAGTGTTTTGATTGGCTAGCAACTCCGATTCGACCGCACGAGGATCAGAAATTAGACGCACGTGATACTGACATTGCAACGGAATTGAGTCAGAAAATGTCGTCTGCTGCTGACGATAATGATAGTGATCAGGAAACAGTTGAGTGGGTTGAAAGTGATTTAGAAATGGATATTGACAATGAAGATCAAAATAAGAAAGAAGATAATTTGAAAGGATTTCCAGAGGTCGTTGCTACGGATGTTACTTGCAACAGCCTCACTGTGACGTTTTTCGAAAGTCCGTCAAAAATGGGATTTTTCGAATCTGACGAATGA